TCAACTAATAAAACCTCATAACGCAACTCAGTTACTCTACGCACTAACACCATTTGCATTGGGGACAGCATCTCCACTCTCCACCTGCTGAATGACAATCAGGAGATATTTCGTGTCGGGTGCGACGAGTACTTCATGTTTTTTCGTCCGAAcgcgaaggaagagaagttCATTGTTGTTATCTATTTCAAGCACAGCATTTCGGGCTTTCATGGCTAAACTTTGGAACAATGCACTGTACTGCACTGCGAGGAGCCGTGAGTGCTCTTGAAACGTGTGACGAATAGGGATTCCATCCGTGTTGACGATGATTATACCCTGAACACCTGGATGGTTTGTAATTTGCTTCAGTAGTTCTTCAATGTCGCCGCTCCCGCCTCCAATTGCAGCCATTTTTGCTTAAATGTAtccttgttcttttttttttctctccaccCTTCCTTTAGgtttcgttttcttctcGTAGACCCCGCTTGggtccccttttcttttctgtgatTGTATGATTTGCGCTTATGGTTGCGCCACCTCTCCAATTGAGTTTGGTGAACCTGCTGATGTCGAAGGAAGAATTAAGGCAAAGGTAACAAATCTGATATAGTTTTATAAGAAGGGCATTACTAAACCGTACATATACGCaacatttccctctccctcgtAATTGACGGGTGACACACAAGTACGATATGTAGAggttaaacaaacaaataaacacacacagatAGACACACACCGTAAAGGGAGAGAGTATTATTTAATGGTGATTAAACCTCACTTTATCAGATGTAAACACACCACTTGCGGAACCTCACTGGGGTTCATGTAGAAGTGGCGCCTCTGTACACGCAATGAGGCATCGTACTCGCTTTTaattctctttcttttctttttcttcacagaaaaaaaaactatatGCACATCATTTAATCCAAGGTTATACACCTATGAAACCGATGGTGTTGCCGTTAAACGTGTTTGTATATCATTTCGATGCTATAACTGCCAGGGAAATTGATGGTACGGTGGCGAAATAACGCTCTTCAggcagttgcgagacactcCAAAATTTGTGAGTTGGTTGCGAGGGCGACATTCAGACATTCTGgcaatatatacatatatatatatatatatatatatatatacaaatataacCTATCAGCAACAGTGCGGAATAGATGGATATCACAGCAACGTGTACCACACCATTTCTCCTCCCCCCCACCCCCCCCGCTTCATATTTGTTTCCAGAGTTCTCGGTCACTTCCGAGCTTCGTTAACTCAAATACTGACGAGAAAACCACGCCACCCACAACTGATGCGCCTACGTTTGCAACAGTACCCTTAAACAACCCTCGCCATCCCTCCGCTGATAAAAGGTCACGTACTACAGTACGCAAAGAGGTGTACTGGGCGCCCTTGACAGCTCCAGAAACTGTAGGGAGAGCCTGCATCCTCGTATGTAGCACATCAACGGGATTAAATAAAAACGATGTTACGCAACTTGCGACCACACCCGCAAAGGCGTTCAGTGCGGGGTTGTCTGTTGGGGAAAGAAGCCAATTTTGCTGCCATGGTGACTTTTTCTCCCCAACGAGGCTCATCTCCCGCTCCCAGCGCGAGAGGGTTGGTTCTGCCATTGTATATAGAATAGCTTTTGACCTGCTGTAGAGTGCCCACCACACGCCACTTGCGGGGAGTGTCATGATACCGGGCAGAAGCCCAGCGTAGAGACCACGCAATTTGTATCGAGCAGTGCCCCAACTTGTACCGATGCCGGGTTGCTTGTAGAGATTACTGACCTCCCGTAAAGTGTCACGGAGTGATCCGTAGGTGTTGCTGCTACTCATGCCATACCCCGCAGTCATTTGGCGGTTGCACACAACCACAATGGGAGTTACAAGAAGAAGTGATGCTAGCTCCCCCGCCATGCCACCCACAGCTGCTGAGAAACTGTTGGTCCGGAAATCACGGCCGCGCTCAGGAGCAACGTTCGCGTCGGCGAATGCGACATCCAGTGCCTCTTTCGTCCATTCCATCGTGTGGAGATAGACCAGTTCGCCTATAAGGTTTCCTATCATTGCCGCCCCAACACCACGATAAATAGCCCGAAGACCCCTCACTTTCTTACTCGAGTTGTTGCCACCGCCCACTTCACCACGGTATGCAGAGGCTATGATGGAGAATACGGATGGAGGTTTCGCTTCCCTTGTGATGCGCTTACGGGATATGGCAAGGTAAAGTggatgcagcagcaacgttCGTAGCATTGCGTTAAAGCTGACTAACACAAACCATGTATCTTTGTGAAGATCAGAGAAACTGCGGTTCACTGCATTTCTAGACAGTGACGTTGGTGACGGTGCGCTAGACGGATACTCAACCTTTGATGAACTACCAGATGTAATGTCGTCAACGGCAGCGATGTTGGTGATACTCATCTAACTTAATGTGAGGACGTCCactatgttttttttttaaaggtgaaaacaaacacacactgtTCCCAATTTATGTGTACAATGCTGAAGGGTACAAGAGAACtttttttattgattttttttgtttttaataaAGCAGGGAGGGGGGGGCAAAGCAGCGCTAGTCCCGAGCCCAATAAAAATGTCATTTGATTAACTGCATGCAAAGACAGGTAAACGAAGTGGGgttaaaaggggaaaaggagcggAAGGAAaggttcctcctcctccctccgACTCCCAAAGTTTATTGGATTTTCACTGTTATCGATATCGCTAAAGCtgctaaaaaaaatatgttcgCAGACAAGAGAGGGCAAATGTGAGCCTCACATTGAAAAATAAACTCCATAAATCCGTTTTGTactctacaaaaaaaaaacagccatAGAGCTGTTGTCAGCGCTGCAAGCAGTGGTAAACACATATGCCCAGCATCAGATAATGCAAGTACTTGTGTGTACCACACTTTCCTAacctcccccccttttctctttagATGTGACAGGTAAGCTGTTTTATCACCTACTCGACTACCACAACCTCATTGTCAAGAACGCGTCCGTTCCCAATGATCAGAGGCTCTTCCTTCAAATTTTTAATAACCACATTCCCTCTAACGGAAACGTCGGCACCAAATTCCACCAATCCACGGACGGTAAGTGATGTGCATTGTCGCAAGGATGGCACTCCTCCCTTCACAAGCTTTTCGAATCCGTCAATCATCTTGTAATGCTCACCGTCAAGATCAATAGCTGGTGGCTTTCCATTTCGCTCCTCACACAGAACAAGACGCTGATCCTCCGTCACCTGATACGCATCAGACCTTAACGCAAGTAGATCACTGCAAGTCTTCACAGGTGCAAACCGCTCCCTTGGAACCACTACTGCTTCCGATCTATCAAATAGAGAAATTGCGGCACCCATCGCCACCTCCAGCTGGTACACCTTCGTTGATTGACTGTCCTGCGGGTTCACCGTCTTGGGGTTTCGCATCACTGGAAGCCGCAGCACTCCCAACTGCTCGTCCATCATCTTCTTCAATTCCATGAGATTTATCCAAATGTTGTTCGTATTAAAGAAACAGTGCTTCGCGATGTTTTGAAAGCTAtcctcatcttcttttgGACACTGAGCAGATTCGCGAAGAACAAAACGTCGTCGCGTTTGTCCAGTAGTCTCGTCAATGACATCCTTGTACGCCAAGTGGCCTCCCTTTTTGTCTGACTCCGTACGGCGACACACCTCCATGAGAAACCCCAGCTGTTTTTCGTGCATATAGTCCAGAAGCCTCACATCTAGTGTCGCGCCAAGGTTGTCTCCGTTTGATATAAACATGTAGCGGTAGCCTTTGCCCAACAGGTAATCCAACTTACCACTACTGTAAAGCACCGTATATACGTCCCCGTGTCCTGGTGGTACCCACTCGCACGTTGGGTCAGCCTCGTAGGTGACGGGAAAGAAATTGTCTTGCCTTATCTTGGGCACTCTGTTTTGCATGAGTTCGATGTCTGAGTCAAACACCTCGTACAAGGTAGGATACTTCCGAAGAAAATTCTTAGTTTCTCCCGATGTGGAAAACGAGTTCATCAGCATAAACGGCACGTTACAGTTACGCACTTGACGAAAATGCTCCAACTGCAGGGCTGTGAAGTCAAGAAACGTCTGGCCATTCTTCACCTGTAGCAGGCTCTTGGGGCCGTTCAACCCCATCCCGGTACCAAGACCGCCGTTGAGTTTAAGAACGACCGCTTGTCGCAGTAACGCagtgttttctcccttcgtTTCGATACcctgaaggaagggaagagatTCCACCGGAAATATTGACTTCTCGGGTATATAGCCGGTTTCTCCTTTCCGGACAAGAGCGTGTTGGATGAGGAAAATATGAATACACTTCTCCTCAACACCTGATGCCTGCATTTTTTCCAAGCAGGCCAAAGCTGCCCCTGAAAAGGCTGAAGGAGGGTTTAGCGGCATCGTGTGACACAACAGCACACACTGACACCGTTCCGAGGTATCTGATCTTATGAGCTTGCGTATTTTTCTGTTCGTTCTGAATTGTGTGCgcgtttttaaaaaacaacaacaacaacaacaacaacaacaacaacaacaacaacaatcaatcaatcaatcaatcaatcaatcaatcaatcaatcaatcaagCAACAAACATTCCAAGAAAAGGATGAGAGAAGGAAGTGCACGAAGTGACAacaaggaaagcaaaaggtCGCtaccaccacacacacacacacacacacatgtgcATACTTCCCCAATCACTGGTCATTTTACGTGAATTCTTCCTGTTGAAAATCATACTGCATTAAATTTATTCCCTctaaaaggaaacaacataCGGTAACGCGAGAGTGACTTTAACTGGTCCTGCTACTGTGTATTTGAAACTGCCACCACATCAGGACTGACGCACCGAGcgattattcctttttttttttgtgtgtgtgtgtatgtgtgtgagtgtgtgttcgttaacccccccccctacacacacacacaaaaaaaggaataatcgCTATGTGGTCAAGTGTGCAAACATCTCATGGAGCTCATGCTCTCCAACCCCCTCTTCATCGTCGTCATCAATATCTTCCCATTCTTCATGTTGGCATATCTTATTAATAGCTTTTTTACCTGTTCGCAACAGGATAGCTTCCTCAATAGCACCGAGTTCCTTCCGgtgtttttcctcctgttccttttGCAACTGCCGAATGTACTTCCCTAATTCCCGCCGCTCCATCTTGGCATCTTCACCCTTCCTAATCCTCTGCCGTCGCGCCTCCAGTTCACGTGTGTGTTCCTTTAGCACCATCCGTTCGGCCGCTTGCCGCTTTAGGAGTTTGCTACGCTCCGTCCGCAAGGCTGCAAAAACGTCTTGATCGCGTTTACCTGACCGCTTGTGGCCAGTCATCTTTTTTATTCTCAATGGCACAGTTTTGACCCCACGAGCAGCCGCAATCACAGCAGCAACGGAATCCAAACAGCTACCCTTTTTAGCGCCCCTAACCTTCTTCTTGCGGAGGACACGGGAGTTACCCCCAACTCGGCGTTTGCCCATACCCCCCAGTGAGCCTCACTAAAAGTAATGAAAGGAACAGAGTAGCGTAAATGTCATTTCATAAACCATTTGGTTCATAAtcggaagaaaataaagttaTATACACGAGATACACTGCAATAGAAattgtctttttttaaaaaaaaactggtaATAGTTTACATTCACACTAAGGTGAAGTGTGtctggggagggggggacgGAATGTCAAACAACGTCCCCCTCCCTTAGGGAGTGTGTAAATGTGTGAGAATGGAGCCCTTCGTGATTATTTGTATTGTTACCCACTCCTTCGTCCCAATGCCTCGTCAAAAAACcgctcttttcctcttgagGATCTCTGACCCCCAATTGTTACATGTAGTTGACACACACAATAATGAAGATAGGGAAGTcgtcgtgttttttttcctttttgaacTCCCCTCACAAAATACCTCAAAGTTGAGAAGTACCGAATCTGGAAGACCCAACCCCGCCCATGGTGGTTGAATCGTGGGGTGCCACCGGACATATACGCCGAAGCTGTACATAATCAGCCCCACTACTGCAACTCTTAAAGAGCTGTGGTGGAGGGTTTATTTCACTTCGTTGGAGAGGTTGCATGGGTTCTGGTCTCAACTGACGCGATACCCGTAAAAGTGGAAAACGTGGCTTCTGCGTTGTGTGGCCCTGACTGATACCTGTTTCATCCCTACGGATAACCTGATCATTACCGCCGCAACGCCCACCTCCCCTGGGTGGTTCGGCTACTGTGCATCCCTCAGAGGAATAGTGGCCTGTTGGCAAGTGACTGGCACTTTGGGGTAGCTGAGTCCCACTTTTAGTGCCACTCTCCTCCAGTTCTTCCACCCTTTGACTTCGCTCCCCGCTGACTAAAGATGTAGTAAATGTTCCACGATGAGTAGTGTTGTAGACATATTGCCTGCCAGAACCATTGCTTATGGGGTCTAAAGACCTCCGCCCCACCAAGTTTTCATTACCATAACCTGAGGTGAGCATTTCGCTGCGCCGCTCCACATCAAAAGAAGTTTCACGTGGGCTCGTGGCAAGCGTGCTGTGAATATTGTTTACATCATAAGATGGAAATCTCTCACGTGAAGGGTTTTGCACCACCTGATGCCATGAGGACGCAACTGAGGCAAAATGTTGACTATGTAAGGTGGGTCGACTGTGCTGCAGCTGCGGTGCATGACGTGACGCACCTGATTTTGTTAGCAAGGGTAGTACGGTGATGAATGGTAATCCTTGTCGTTGATGGCGGGGAGACACTAATCCTTGGACAGTAACTGACATAATCGGCGACACAACAGTGGTGTCCTGGTACACTTCGCATGGAATATTTCCCGAGATGGAGTACTGTCCGGTCGGACTCCCTCCCTGTGCATCATTCTTTGTCACAAAAGACCTAGCGTTGCCGGTCTCCTCTCCGCGCCTACCGATAAAACCTCTAAGTGTCTTTACACGCTGCTTTATCCACTTCCTCCGTTCCTCGGCTGCGGCGCTACGCATTGGCCGATCCAAGAACTGCAGTGGGATAACCATATACTCCTCTAGCATCTTATGACGCTTTTCCTGTTCTTCACGGAAAAGCTTTTCTGCCTTTCGAACCACCCATGGTTCGTCCAGTTGCACCAGTAGATTCGCGTAAAGCGGCGGTGCGGTACCCACCGATTGAATCAGTGATGAAGCGAAATCTAGTCTTCGAAACATCTCCCCCCGACGTCGCTGAATATCTGCTTCAACTGCTTTCCGCTCCACGGATTCTGTGCATACGAGGAGTTCGAGAAATGCACCTATCAGTTGTTTAAGTGATCCGTCGTTCCCGCACGGAGTTACTACGTGGGGTGGCCTTTTAGTTCCCGTGTCATCTTCTGCTAACTGAGGAAGCGCTTGCGCGCCCTTACACGAGGGCAAATCTATTTCCCTACCACCAATGTCCAATTTCTCTCCCCCTGCCCGAGGGCATTGGGGCAGCCAACTTTCAAAAAGTTCGCCTAGACACCGTCGTGTGCCCTCTTCACTATGCAGGGCAGAGGTCCACGGTAATTCGTTGATGGTTAAAGGCAGCTTTCCGCCACTCCCAGCAGTGTGCGCATCCGTTTCCTCTGCTGCCCTCGTAAGACAGTCACTATCAACATCTTCGACCTTTAGCGGAGGGGGTGGAATGGCGCCACAACCAGTGGTTTGCAGTATCTCATCTTCAAGCACCACACGCGGGATCATGGGTGTCAACACCGTGTTAGCTACTCTGCTCATCATGTGTTGTATTTGCAGGACCTCCATACGCTCTTCACGCATGATAGCCAGTGCCCTCGAGGCGTATTGGGACTCGTACGCCCGCCGCTCGTCACGTTGAAGCGAAAGGTTTTCCCGACAACGATGTGCCACACATCGTTGCAAAAAGAACCGTATAAGAGAAATAGCCTGATTGTACTTCATATTTTTGTACATCCAGTGGACAAAGTGCCGCTCCTTCTGGGACCGAAAAACGCGCTGCAAAAAGCGAGCAGCTAATTCTTTCCTTCTGGAAATGCGCGTCAGCCGACTTCGCAAGAATGGAACGAGCACACTAATTGCAGTCCTCTGGCGAATACGCTTCCGCTGTTGACGGTCACGCCACATACATTGAATCTTATAAGCAGCCCTTACTTTTTCAACGGTTTCGAGTCGGACCTGCTTTCGGTACCGGATCAGGACGCGGCGCATGGCGGCAGCGAAAAGCAGCGAAAGGGCACAGATGAAAAGAGGCCTAACTTTCCGTCGAAGTGAGAGATGCCTGTAGAGGAAACGCTTCGGCATGTTGCTTGCAAGCCGTCTGTACCTGGACAGTTGCTCTTGTGATGCTAGCGACGTTCTCGCGCTTGCTACATATCTTCCTACACATGAGCTTGGCTGTCTGCTTTCAATCGAAGCGCGGCGTCGTGAGAACTCGGTTTGTTTGCCAGCCAGCGTAGATCCCCAGCCTTTCTTGCTGTTGGAGGTGAAGCCGTCCATCCTCTACAAAGGGGCGCTAAACAATGTGATAAATGCTTGCCCACTGCCTCTTCCACTTCTGTTTCAGTCGCAgagaaacacaacaacaacaacgaaagcaATAAATGattcaagaaaaagagaaaacaataataattgaTTTGTGTGCTCAGCAGAATCTGGATAACCCGAAAATACTGCAGTGCATCCGGACACTGAGAACCACATTACCCTATATCGTAAAAGTGGCATCATCCGCTCAATCTTTTACGCTGTGTTTTATCCATCCTTTGGTCACACACAGAGTAGGCTCCATCCAGAGCAACAAACGTTCACCGTGAAGGCTTCCTTTCAATTCCCACTTCAGGTCCATGGCAAGCCATTTGGTACAAACAGTGCGCCTATACAATTCCAGAGCAGGAATATACGAACCATTACAACTGTGTTCCCTCCCCACGGGTCACACACAAACTGCCGACCCCAAAGCCAATACAATGCCGGAGAAGACATGACTAGACGATTCACCACATTAACATGCGCCATAGTGGCGCCAAAAGCGAGAATCACGAGAAGACAGATGATGTTGGAAGACTGAACAAGGTTCTCCATTAGTTTGTAAATTGAAAACAGGCgttgctttttatttccacACCGGTCTTCCCGGCAATCGCTTCTCGGTTCTTGATATTCTTTTGAAATATTTGACTCAGTTTCCATACTCCGCGCCAGAGCAGGCTGAACTATAAACAGAACAAAGCCGCGCACGGTAAAAAACATAATGGGAGCACTGATGAGTACATTCGGTGCATTGCCCCAACGGTAAGACTGCAGGAACCCGACATTCCAGTACCGCTTTTGCATCCAACCGTAGAATGCCCAGAAGCGGCCGCCGATTGCGGCTCTGGACATGTCATCCCACAATGGAACGAAACGGCTATAACACAAGTAGTTTAGCCCGAGATATGGTGTAATGATGATAACCACCTCAATCAACACAATCACACATCTTGCTAAGCTCGGCCACCGACGAATTGGAGAGGTTACGCCATACCGCTTGGCGTATCGCTTTCTGTAggtgtcaaaaaaaaacacctgcAAGAAGACAGGATACAGGACGAATCCAATGTATGTTGTCGCGTTGGATCGAGCACAACCTGCCACGGCGAAGCACAACACGGCCCCTgcctcagcagcagcagttcgCCACTTCCCTTGAGGTGAAACGATAAGCATATACACGCCAAGAAACGTtgcaaaggagaaaacactTTCCGTGTAAAGCACCACGCTGAACACAGCCGTAGGACTTAGCATCCACATCAGCACTGTTGCACCTACTTCCTTCCATAGCCTAGCGTTCAAGTGTTCCTTCACCGTCACCTCGTGCCGATAATACGGA
The genomic region above belongs to Trypanosoma brucei brucei TREU927 chromosome 10, whole genome shotgun sequence and contains:
- a CDS encoding dynein light chain 2B cytoplasmic (similar to Dynein light chain 2B, cytoplasmic. (Swiss-Prot:Q8TF09) (Homo sapiens;)), with amino-acid sequence MAAIGGGSGDIEELLKQITNHPGVQGIIIVNTDGIPIRHTFQEHSRLLAVQYSALFQSLAMKARNAVLEIDNNNELLFLRVRTKKHEVLVAPDTKYLLIVIQQVESGDAVPNANGVSA
- a CDS encoding mitochondrial carrier protein, putative; translation: MLRTLLLHPLYLAISRKRITREAKPPSVFSIIASAYRGEVGGGNNSSKKVRGLRAIYRGVGAAMIGNLIGELVYLHTMEWTKEALDVAFADANVAPERGRDFRTNSFSAAVGGMAGELASLLLVTPIVVVCNRQMTAGYGMSSSNTYGSLRDTLREVSNLYKQPGIGTSWGTARYKLRGLYAGLLPGIMTLPASGVWWALYSRSKAILYTMAEPTLSRWEREMSLVGEKKSPWQQNWLLSPTDNPALNAFAGVVASCVTSFLFNPVDVLHTRMQALPTVSGAVKGAQYTSLRTVVRDLLSAEGWRGLFKGTVANVGASVVGGVVFSSVFELTKLGSDRELWKQI
- a CDS encoding UTP-glucose-1-phosphate uridylyltransferase 2, putative, with the protein product MPLNPPSAFSGAALACLEKMQASGVEEKCIHIFLIQHALVRKGETGYIPEKSIFPVESLPFLQGIETKGENTALLRQAVVLKLNGGLGTGMGLNGPKSLLQVKNGQTFLDFTALQLEHFRQVRNCNVPFMLMNSFSTSGETKNFLRKYPTLYEVFDSDIELMQNRVPKIRQDNFFPVTYEADPTCEWVPPGHGDVYTVLYSSGKLDYLLGKGYRYMFISNGDNLGATLDVRLLDYMHEKQLGFLMEVCRRTESDKKGGHLAYKDVIDETTGQTRRRFVLRESAQCPKEDEDSFQNIAKHCFFNTNNIWINLMELKKMMDEQLGVLRLPVMRNPKTVNPQDSQSTKVYQLEVAMGAAISLFDRSEAVVVPRERFAPVKTCSDLLALRSDAYQVTEDQRLVLCEERNGKPPAIDLDGEHYKMIDGFEKLVKGGVPSLRQCTSLTVRGLVEFGADVSVRGNVVIKNLKEEPLIIGNGRVLDNEVVVVE
- a CDS encoding hypothetical protein, conserved (GPI-Anchor Signal predicted for Tb10.389.0300 by DGPI v2.04, no cleavage site predicted); the encoded protein is MSPTRAQRLEGLERIAYCSDVKLFFLVSGSRMFLLLLMLFLRVALPHIYGTELLWDSGTLLYDDMNSTWSLLNFPRSWDGVHFFHVAKHGYSHENVCAFFPLVPFIVRTVSWLNDVLLPEFLTAVPVTFQVALLNVAMGGAAAVCLRRITILTLLSGSHGVDYTNKKDKAMSMTSGTWLDSLPLPPPYYRHEVTVKEHLNARLWKEVGATVLMWMLSPTAVFSVVLYTESVFSFATFLGVYMLIVSPQGKWRTAAAEAGAVLCFAVAGCARSNATTYIGFVLYPVFLQVFFFDTYRKRYAKRYGVTSPIRRWPSLARCVIVLIEVVIIITPYLGLNYLCYSRFVPLWDDMSRAAIGGRFWAFYGWMQKRYWNVGFLQSYRWGNAPNVLISAPIMFFTVRGFVLFIVQPALARSMETESNISKEYQEPRSDCREDRCGNKKQRLFSIYKLMENLVQSSNIICLLVILAFGATMAHVNVVNRLVMSSPALYWLWGRQFVCDPWGGNTVVMVRIFLLWNCIGALFVPNGLPWT